One genomic region from Nymphaea colorata isolate Beijing-Zhang1983 chromosome 12, ASM883128v2, whole genome shotgun sequence encodes:
- the LOC116266129 gene encoding NDR1/HIN1-like protein 10: MAGGAANSRVMSPGSRHHRRRVLRCIAVTALSIIVLIGLAVLIIWLVVQPSNVAYTLENAKVSNFNLSSQKLNATFALDMKVRNPNKRIEIAYESIDVTVWYDDQTIALGSISGFVQPRRNTTKLDAVAVADATPLQTKAWNDMKQQNSSKHEIDDVEVRLMSELRFKVGLWKSKKYRLKVSCWIKALPLGSSSRDIDSIDCDAEI; the protein is encoded by the coding sequence ATGGCAGGTGGAGCAGCAAATAGCAGAGTCATGTCGCCGGGTTCAAGGCATCACCGGCGGCGAGTTTTGAGATGCATTGCAGTCACTGCCTTATCTATAATAGTCTTAATTGGCTTAGCAGTGTTGATCATCTGGCTTGTTGTTCAGCCTTCTAATGTGGCATACACCCTTGAGAATGCGaaagtttcaaatttcaatttgtcAAGCCAGAAGCTGAATGCCACATTTGCCTTGGACATGAAAGTCAGGAATCCAAACAAGAGGATCGAAATCGCCTACGAGTCGATCGATGTAACAGTGTGGTATGATGACCAGACGATTGCTCTAGGCAGCATTTCCGGGTTCGTCCAGCCACGGCGAAACACGACGAAACTGGATGCAGTAGCTGTAGCTGATGCAACGCCACTTCAGACCAAGGCATGGAACGACATGAAGCAACAGAACAGCTCAAAGCATGAGATCGACGATGTGGAGGTGAGGCTGATGTCTGAACTTCGTTTCAAAGTCGGGCTGTGGAAATCAAAGAAGTATAGATTGAAAGTGTCTTGTTGGATCAAAGCACTACCATTAGGCTCTTCGTCAAGGGACATTGACAGCATTGACTGTGATGCTGAGATCTAA
- the LOC116265224 gene encoding cyclin-dependent kinases regulatory subunit 2 yields MGQIQYSEKYFDDTYEYRHVVLPPEVAKLLPKNRLLSENEWRAIGVQQSRGWVHYAIHRPEPHIMLFRRPLNYQQENQQPVQAAAK; encoded by the exons ATGGGCCAGATTCAGTATTCTGAGAAATATTTTGATGATACCTACGAATACAG GCACGTTGTCCTTCCTCCTGAAGTTGCCAAATTGCTTCCGAAGAACAGACTTCTCTCAGAG AATGAATGGAGGGCAATTGGAGTACAGCAGTCTCGTGGGTGGGTGCATTACGCAATACATCGCCCTGAACCACACATCATGCTCTTCAGGAGACCTCTGAATTATCAACAGGAAAACCAGCAACCAGTTCAGGCAGCTGCCAAATAA